A window of the Gemmatirosa kalamazoonensis genome harbors these coding sequences:
- a CDS encoding M16 family metallopeptidase, which produces MVSTAAQAQSVPALKLERYTLPNGLQVVLHEDHSTPVVAVDTWYHVGSGDEKPGRTGFAHLFEHVMFMGSEHVPTGRFDQLLEAAGANNNGSTTEDRTNYYESMPANALPLALWLDADRMGWLLPPLDQAKLDLQRDVVKNERRERVDNVPYGHADETIAAALFPRGHPYSWPVIGSMADLSAATLDDVKQFFRTYYAPNNATLVVAGDFAPDSAKSWIAKYFGAIPRGPAMPPRPTPAPVRLTKDTVLVLEDDVQLPRFWYAWPTPPAFSPDDAVLDVLAFVLAGDKNSRLYKQLVYDTQVAQEVTAFQGSRRLASVFEVIVSPKEGRSPAVLAATVDAELRRVAEQGITERELVRARNSIRAGFLDRLASVEGKADLLNYYDYLAGTPDFVQRDAARYDAVTAADVRRAARTYLLQPKVVLTIVPNGQRSLAIGGAAMKVTK; this is translated from the coding sequence GTGGTGAGCACCGCGGCGCAGGCGCAGAGCGTCCCCGCGCTGAAGCTCGAGCGGTACACGCTGCCTAACGGCCTGCAGGTCGTGCTGCACGAGGACCACTCGACGCCGGTGGTCGCGGTCGACACGTGGTACCACGTCGGCTCCGGCGACGAGAAGCCCGGGCGCACCGGGTTCGCGCACCTGTTCGAGCACGTCATGTTCATGGGCTCCGAGCACGTGCCGACGGGGCGGTTCGATCAGCTGCTCGAGGCGGCGGGGGCGAACAACAACGGGTCGACCACCGAGGACCGCACGAACTACTACGAGTCGATGCCGGCGAACGCGCTGCCGCTCGCGCTCTGGCTCGACGCGGATCGCATGGGCTGGCTGCTGCCGCCGCTCGACCAGGCGAAGCTCGACCTGCAGCGCGACGTCGTGAAGAACGAGCGGCGCGAGCGCGTCGACAACGTGCCCTACGGTCACGCCGACGAGACGATCGCCGCGGCGCTGTTCCCGCGCGGGCACCCGTACTCGTGGCCCGTCATCGGCTCCATGGCCGACCTCTCGGCGGCCACGCTCGACGACGTGAAGCAGTTCTTCCGCACGTACTACGCGCCGAACAACGCGACGCTCGTCGTTGCCGGCGACTTCGCGCCCGACTCGGCGAAGTCGTGGATCGCGAAGTACTTCGGCGCCATCCCGCGCGGGCCCGCCATGCCGCCGCGTCCCACGCCGGCGCCCGTGCGCCTGACGAAGGACACGGTGCTCGTGCTCGAGGACGACGTGCAGCTCCCGCGCTTCTGGTACGCGTGGCCCACGCCGCCCGCGTTCTCTCCCGACGACGCGGTGCTCGACGTGCTCGCGTTCGTCCTCGCCGGCGACAAGAACTCGCGGCTGTACAAGCAGCTCGTCTACGACACGCAGGTCGCGCAGGAGGTGACCGCGTTCCAGGGGAGCCGCCGCCTCGCGAGCGTGTTCGAGGTGATCGTGTCGCCGAAGGAGGGCCGCTCGCCCGCCGTGCTCGCGGCGACGGTGGACGCCGAGCTCCGACGCGTCGCGGAGCAGGGGATCACCGAGCGCGAGCTCGTGCGCGCGCGCAACTCCATCCGCGCCGGCTTCCTCGACCGGCTCGCGAGCGTCGAGGGGAAGGCGGACCTGCTGAACTACTACGACTATCTCGCGGGCACCCCCGACTTCGTGCAGCGCGACGCGGCGCGCTACGACGCCGTGACCGCGGCCGACGTCAGGCGCGCGGCACGCACGTACCTGCTGCAGCCGAAGGTGGTGCTCACCATCGTGCCTAACGGACAGCGGTCGCTGGCGATCGGGGGAGCGGCGATGAAGGTGACGAAATGA
- a CDS encoding MBL fold metallo-hydrolase, translated as MRTVRRAALIVAPLLAPLVAAAQAARTRVVLLGTGTPNADPDRSGPAVAVVVDGSAYIVDAGPGVVRRAAAAARVDSIPALAAARLRIAFLTHLHSDHTLGLPDLMFSPWVLGRTMPLDVYGPPGTRAMVDHLNAAYAEDVEIRLHGGEPSNPTGHGGVGHDMAAGVVYHDSLVTVTAFEVAHGRWPHAFGYRFDTPDRRVVISGDTRASDAVARACDGCDVLVHEVIAEAHLAKRDSAWQAYHRAYHTPGPALGEVATRARAKLVVLYHQLPPDFDEGELVGEVRRRFAGRVVSGRDLGVY; from the coding sequence ATGCGCACCGTCCGTCGCGCGGCGCTGATCGTCGCCCCGCTCCTCGCCCCGCTCGTCGCGGCCGCCCAGGCCGCGCGCACGCGCGTCGTGCTGCTCGGCACGGGCACGCCGAACGCGGACCCCGACCGGTCCGGCCCCGCCGTCGCGGTGGTCGTCGACGGCAGTGCCTACATCGTGGATGCGGGGCCCGGCGTGGTGCGGCGCGCGGCGGCCGCGGCGCGCGTCGACTCCATCCCCGCGCTGGCCGCCGCCCGGCTGCGGATCGCGTTCCTCACGCACCTGCATTCGGATCACACGCTGGGCCTCCCCGACCTCATGTTCTCGCCGTGGGTGCTCGGCCGCACGATGCCGCTCGACGTCTACGGACCGCCGGGGACGCGCGCGATGGTCGACCACCTGAACGCCGCGTACGCCGAGGACGTCGAGATCCGGCTGCACGGTGGAGAGCCGTCGAACCCGACGGGCCACGGCGGAGTGGGGCACGACATGGCGGCGGGGGTCGTCTACCATGACTCGCTCGTCACCGTCACCGCGTTCGAGGTGGCGCACGGCCGGTGGCCGCACGCGTTCGGCTACCGCTTCGACACCCCCGACCGGCGGGTGGTGATCTCGGGCGACACGCGGGCGAGCGACGCGGTGGCGCGCGCGTGCGACGGCTGCGACGTGCTGGTGCACGAGGTCATCGCGGAAGCGCACCTGGCGAAGCGCGACTCGGCCTGGCAGGCGTACCACCGCGCCTACCACACGCCGGGCCCCGCGCTGGGCGAGGTGGCGACCCGGGCGCGGGCGAAGCTGGTCGTGCTGTACCACCAACTGCCGCCCGACTTCGACGAGGGGGAGCTCGTGGGTGAGGTGCGGCGGCGGTTCGCGGGGCGGGTCGTGTCGGGGAGGGATCTCGGCGTGTACTGA
- a CDS encoding TetR/AcrR family transcriptional regulator: MASTSERPRARGNAAERILAAAAECVGQLGAAQVSLQTVADSAGVSKALIHYHFRDRDELLARLVDWVTVELVHGEEVALADADAATALDALWRWLEAELTSGRLRALGELAGERGEAVRDAVRRSREARRAQATLTIERLFAALSLTPRLPAPLVGDVTVAFLDGLAGEVAVEPEGNHRLRFDVFWLSVLSLAE; this comes from the coding sequence ATGGCATCGACCAGCGAGCGCCCCCGCGCGCGTGGCAACGCCGCCGAGCGCATCCTCGCCGCGGCGGCGGAGTGCGTCGGCCAGCTCGGCGCCGCGCAGGTGAGCCTCCAGACCGTCGCCGACTCGGCCGGCGTGAGCAAGGCGCTCATCCACTACCACTTCCGCGACCGCGACGAGCTGCTCGCGCGCCTCGTGGACTGGGTGACCGTGGAGCTCGTGCACGGCGAGGAGGTCGCGCTGGCCGACGCCGACGCGGCGACCGCGCTCGACGCGCTGTGGCGGTGGCTCGAGGCGGAGCTGACGAGCGGCCGGCTGCGCGCGCTCGGCGAGCTCGCGGGCGAGCGCGGCGAGGCGGTGCGCGACGCGGTGCGTCGCTCGCGCGAGGCACGCCGCGCCCAGGCGACGCTGACCATCGAGCGGCTGTTCGCCGCGCTGTCGCTCACGCCGCGGCTGCCGGCGCCGCTCGTCGGCGACGTCACGGTAGCATTTCTCGACGGGCTCGCGGGCGAGGTGGCGGTCGAGCCGGAAGGCAACCATCGGCTCCGATTCGATGTCTTCTGGCTGTCCGTCCTGAGTCTCGCCGAGTGA
- a CDS encoding YdcF family protein: MRALRIVARLVGAVVAIVFAVWLGCFVAVLLAARRDQAATMERPAVAIIVMGAAQYDGRPSPVLRARLDHALTLWRHGLARRMIFTGGRGTSPGGIDWTSEAAVGRRYAVAHGVPDSAILMESEGRTTDQSLRAAAALLREIVRQDSVRRDSVRAAGGDGAAPTPAEREAAILVSDPFHMLRLSVVARRYGIEPYTSPTPTSPISSNQRLTWRYMLGESLKVPFVFFVEKSPGD, from the coding sequence ATGCGTGCTCTTCGCATCGTCGCTCGGCTAGTCGGCGCGGTCGTCGCGATCGTGTTCGCGGTGTGGCTCGGCTGCTTCGTGGCCGTGCTGCTCGCCGCGCGGCGCGACCAGGCGGCGACGATGGAGCGTCCCGCGGTCGCCATCATCGTGATGGGCGCGGCGCAGTACGACGGACGGCCGTCGCCGGTGCTGCGCGCACGGCTGGACCACGCGCTCACCCTGTGGCGGCACGGGCTCGCACGTCGGATGATCTTCACCGGCGGACGCGGCACGAGCCCCGGCGGCATCGACTGGACGAGCGAGGCGGCGGTGGGGCGGCGGTACGCGGTGGCGCACGGTGTGCCGGACAGCGCGATCCTCATGGAGAGCGAGGGGCGCACCACCGACCAGTCGCTGCGCGCCGCGGCCGCGCTGCTGCGCGAGATCGTGCGCCAGGACTCGGTGCGCCGCGACTCGGTGCGCGCCGCCGGCGGCGACGGCGCCGCGCCGACCCCGGCCGAGCGCGAGGCGGCGATCCTCGTGAGCGACCCGTTCCACATGCTGCGGCTCAGCGTCGTCGCGCGCCGCTACGGCATCGAGCCCTACACGTCGCCGACGCCGACGAGCCCCATCTCGAGCAACCAGCGGCTCACGTGGCGCTACATGCTCGGCGAGTCGCTGAAGGTGCCGTTCGTCTTCTTCGTGGAGAAGAGTCCCGGTGACTAA
- a CDS encoding M16 family metallopeptidase produces MPNGAPRAATRILAACCLVSSIAGAQIDTVPPRLGPPPALTPPPMTERTLPNGLRLIVVEQHELPLADFVLVLNAGGEADPPNRSGLATLTAALLTEGTATRTSLQIADQTSYLGVQLGASAAWDYSMVTLHTPTAQLDSALALYADVTLRPTFPAREFARLKTERLTELLQIRDEPTEVADRAFAQTLFGLNHPYGRPLGGSEATTRATTRDDVVGFWRVHYRPNAATLIAVGDLTPDDVARRAERAFGAWTRGELPPPVAPAPPPRGATSVLLVDKPGAPQTSVRVGLVGAPRATADYFPLEVMNTILGGSFTSRLNQNLRETHGFTYGAGSGFGMRRAAGPFIAGAEVTGAKTDSALTEFVRELKAIGDTVPNAELAKAKRYLELQLPGEFETTGDIASRLVPLVVYGLPLDYYGSYDRRVEQVGQGDVQRVARQYLDTGRLLVVIVGDRKAIEPGVRALGLGPVTVKQVVDVLGTGTVP; encoded by the coding sequence GTGCCTAACGGGGCGCCCCGCGCCGCCACGCGGATCCTCGCCGCGTGCTGCCTCGTGTCGAGCATCGCCGGTGCGCAGATCGACACCGTCCCTCCGCGTCTCGGTCCGCCGCCGGCGCTCACGCCGCCGCCGATGACGGAGCGCACGCTGCCGAACGGGCTGCGCCTGATCGTCGTCGAGCAGCACGAGCTCCCGCTCGCCGACTTCGTGCTCGTGCTGAACGCCGGCGGCGAGGCCGACCCGCCGAACCGATCGGGGCTCGCCACGCTCACCGCCGCGCTGCTCACCGAAGGCACGGCGACGCGCACGTCGCTGCAGATCGCCGACCAGACGTCGTACCTCGGCGTGCAGCTCGGCGCGAGCGCGGCGTGGGACTACTCGATGGTCACGCTGCACACGCCGACCGCGCAGCTCGACAGCGCGCTCGCGCTGTACGCCGACGTCACGCTCCGGCCGACGTTCCCGGCGCGCGAGTTCGCGCGGCTGAAGACCGAGCGGCTCACCGAGCTGCTCCAGATCCGCGACGAGCCCACCGAGGTCGCCGATCGCGCGTTCGCGCAGACGCTGTTCGGGCTGAATCACCCGTACGGCCGTCCGTTGGGCGGCAGCGAGGCGACGACGCGCGCCACGACGCGCGACGACGTCGTCGGCTTCTGGCGCGTGCATTACCGGCCCAACGCGGCGACGCTGATCGCCGTCGGCGACCTCACACCGGACGACGTGGCGCGGCGCGCCGAGCGTGCGTTCGGCGCGTGGACGCGCGGCGAGCTGCCGCCGCCCGTCGCGCCCGCGCCGCCGCCGCGCGGCGCGACGTCGGTGCTGCTCGTCGACAAGCCGGGCGCGCCGCAGACGTCGGTGCGCGTGGGGCTCGTCGGCGCGCCGCGCGCCACGGCGGACTACTTCCCGCTGGAGGTGATGAACACGATCCTCGGCGGGAGCTTCACGAGCCGGCTGAACCAGAACCTGCGCGAGACGCACGGCTTCACGTACGGCGCGGGCTCCGGCTTCGGGATGCGCCGCGCGGCGGGGCCGTTCATCGCCGGCGCCGAGGTCACGGGCGCGAAGACCGACTCCGCGCTCACCGAGTTCGTGCGCGAGCTGAAGGCGATCGGCGACACGGTGCCTAACGCGGAGCTGGCGAAGGCGAAGCGCTACCTCGAGCTCCAGCTCCCGGGCGAGTTCGAGACGACCGGGGACATCGCGAGCCGTCTCGTGCCGCTCGTCGTGTACGGGCTGCCGCTCGACTACTACGGGTCGTACGATCGGCGCGTGGAGCAGGTCGGCCAGGGCGACGTGCAGCGCGTCGCGCGGCAGTACCTCGACACGGGACGGCTGCTCGTGGTCATCGTCGGCGACCGCAAGGCGATCGAGCCCGGCGTGCGCGCACTCGGCCTCGGGCCGGTCACCGTGAAGCAGGTCGTCGACGTGCTGGGCACCGGCACCGTGCCCTGA
- a CDS encoding putative bifunctional diguanylate cyclase/phosphodiesterase: MRLPTMHVLHARTLRARFARAFGALLALATLNMGAYYWGARQRTRVFNVLHASIGRHSALTEARTELEDHYKRVKVVSDLMGVEGMSATTAERQGTVRAINGIRDRLAEVAATAAADHDDDLVDSGLADALIPGVKARVDSLTASWTRFYLMQARDPAVAISEVAVTAEPLAQRLLGTDLPAAIRAQHRRVDLASAEFVRTDRASSAVMWAILALSGLCGFALSYVLSRDLLGAIGALKVGVDRFGAGELAYRVAVRKCEELHEVGESLNAMAGRLAQARLDLEARNQELAHLAFRDSLTLLANRALFRDRVERALGQPDGPQDVFVLFIDLDDFKSINDTLGHASGDRLLVDVASRLLNATRGIDTVARLGGDEFAILLGQVHDVHDAVLVAERVIAAMRTPFALGTRLVHVGASVGIASGRDGADAEELLRNADVAMYRAKASGKGRHTVFEPAMHAALLDRVELEAELRDALRREELTVSYQPIVELATGRVTGFEALARWTHARRGIVPPGVFVPLAEETGAILPLGRWVLARACSEAVRWRADAPDAPPVGVSVNVSGRQVEDPSFVDDLRAVLTATGLEPSSLTLEITESVIMRDSETTLRFLREVKSLGVRVAIDDFGTGYSSLAYLQRFPVDVLKIDKAFVDQVAQGGNDAAIARTIVSLAETLGLRTVAEGIERPDQHAGLRLLGCQLGQGFHYARPLGAHDAAAFLRQRRGGEGVAEETTLRRRGGLRA, from the coding sequence ATGCGCCTCCCGACGATGCACGTGCTCCACGCGCGCACGCTGCGGGCCCGCTTCGCGCGCGCGTTCGGCGCGCTGCTCGCGCTCGCGACGCTGAACATGGGCGCCTACTACTGGGGCGCACGGCAGCGCACGCGCGTGTTCAACGTGCTGCACGCTTCCATCGGCCGACACAGCGCGCTCACCGAGGCGCGCACGGAGCTCGAGGACCACTACAAGCGCGTGAAGGTCGTCAGCGACCTGATGGGAGTCGAGGGCATGTCCGCCACCACGGCGGAGCGACAGGGCACCGTGCGCGCGATCAACGGCATCCGCGACCGGCTCGCCGAGGTCGCCGCCACGGCCGCCGCGGACCACGACGACGACCTCGTGGACAGCGGCCTCGCCGACGCGCTGATCCCCGGCGTGAAGGCGCGCGTGGACTCGCTCACCGCGTCGTGGACGCGGTTCTACCTGATGCAGGCCCGCGACCCGGCCGTCGCCATCTCGGAGGTCGCGGTCACGGCGGAGCCGCTCGCCCAGCGACTGTTGGGCACCGACCTGCCGGCGGCGATCCGCGCGCAGCACCGGCGTGTGGATCTCGCGAGCGCGGAGTTCGTGCGCACGGACCGCGCGTCGTCGGCGGTGATGTGGGCGATCCTCGCGCTCTCCGGGCTGTGCGGCTTCGCGCTCTCGTACGTGCTGTCGCGCGACCTGCTCGGCGCGATCGGCGCGCTGAAGGTGGGCGTCGACCGCTTCGGCGCCGGAGAGCTCGCGTACCGCGTCGCGGTGAGGAAGTGCGAGGAGCTGCACGAGGTGGGCGAGAGCCTGAACGCGATGGCGGGACGTCTCGCGCAGGCGCGGCTGGACCTCGAGGCGCGCAACCAGGAGCTCGCGCACCTCGCGTTCCGCGACTCGCTCACGCTGCTCGCGAACCGCGCGCTGTTCCGCGACCGCGTCGAGCGCGCGCTCGGCCAGCCGGACGGCCCGCAGGACGTGTTCGTGCTGTTCATCGACCTCGACGACTTCAAGAGCATCAACGACACGCTCGGCCACGCGTCCGGCGACCGGCTGCTCGTCGACGTCGCGTCGCGGCTGCTGAACGCGACGCGCGGCATCGACACCGTCGCGCGCCTCGGCGGCGACGAGTTCGCGATCCTGCTCGGCCAGGTGCACGACGTGCACGACGCGGTGCTCGTGGCGGAGCGGGTGATCGCGGCGATGCGGACGCCGTTCGCGTTAGGCACCCGCCTCGTGCACGTCGGGGCGAGCGTGGGCATCGCGTCGGGCCGCGACGGCGCGGACGCCGAGGAGCTGCTGCGGAACGCCGACGTCGCGATGTACCGCGCGAAGGCGTCGGGCAAGGGGCGCCACACGGTGTTCGAGCCGGCGATGCACGCCGCGCTGCTCGACCGCGTGGAGCTGGAGGCGGAGCTGCGCGACGCGCTGCGCCGCGAGGAGCTCACGGTCTCGTACCAGCCGATCGTGGAGCTGGCGACGGGACGCGTCACCGGCTTCGAGGCGCTGGCGCGGTGGACGCACGCGCGGCGCGGCATCGTGCCGCCGGGCGTGTTCGTGCCGCTCGCCGAGGAGACGGGGGCGATCCTGCCGCTGGGCCGCTGGGTGCTCGCGCGCGCGTGCAGCGAGGCGGTGCGCTGGCGCGCGGACGCGCCGGACGCGCCGCCGGTGGGAGTCAGCGTGAACGTCTCCGGCCGTCAGGTGGAGGACCCGTCGTTCGTCGACGACCTGCGCGCGGTGCTCACCGCCACCGGGCTGGAGCCGTCGTCGCTCACGCTGGAGATCACGGAGTCGGTGATCATGCGCGACAGCGAGACGACGCTGCGCTTCCTGCGCGAGGTGAAGTCGCTCGGCGTGCGCGTCGCGATCGACGACTTCGGCACCGGCTACTCGTCGCTCGCGTACCTGCAGCGCTTCCCGGTCGACGTGCTGAAGATCGACAAGGCGTTCGTCGACCAGGTGGCCCAGGGCGGCAACGACGCGGCGATCGCGCGGACGATCGTGTCGCTGGCCGAGACGCTCGGACTGCGCACGGTGGCCGAGGGGATCGAGCGCCCGGACCAGCACGCGGGCCTGCGCCTGCTCGGCTGCCAGCTCGGCCAGGGCTTCCACTACGCGCGGCCGCTCGGCGCGCACGACGCGGCGGCGTTCCTCCGGCAGCGGCGGGGCGGCGAGGGGGTCGCCGAGGAGACGACGCTGCGGCGCCGCGGCGGCCTCCGGGCCTGA
- a CDS encoding BTAD domain-containing putative transcriptional regulator — translation MGRRPGERAVRRGPRPRPLALLAVLAAAGPRGVTRDRLIGILWPESYADRARHALSQTLYSLRRDVGTVVASTPDLRLQALIPSDVQELRDAVAGRRWADAAALYGGPFLDGFYLADAPEFERWVEGERASLAADGTRAIELAARESAAAGRHDEASALWQRLTRLDPFSARYAAACMESLGVVGDRAAALAHGRAYMDRMRRELGVEPDRAVQTLLDRLRDGDPTLAPAAAVSVASRPAVEPPPVPPISTIAAVAPLEAPAPPRARSRWWREAALLGGAGLLAAGWWSVHGTPRPAAAIVPTAPSRTADSLVARRFYDEGLRALYQFDAAAADRHFRAALREDPTSAMTAYRAWYAARTAGDADQETLAARALSLAPRASPRDSLLIATHVALARNDVAALATANALAARYPDDAEALVRAADAMPDLGRAVPLLDRAVRLDSAAADPRAGDACLSCEALSLLASRYGAADSIDAAERVARRWIRLRPADAPPWRFLAELLVLRGRRSEAVAAERRFESLGGARDDAAVRELVWDLQSDDLAAANARCDAGLAARDSATFVTFRWYCAIALRAQGRYRDALVLVREGRGPGALVSRPTLLPDPLLAPILDVEMGRPLLAIDAWRALADASDHTDAPPGVRARATSRGT, via the coding sequence GTGGGTCGACGACCCGGCGAGCGGGCGGTCCGGCGGGGGCCGCGGCCGCGCCCCCTCGCCCTGCTCGCGGTGCTCGCCGCGGCCGGCCCCAGGGGCGTCACGCGCGACCGCCTGATCGGCATCCTGTGGCCGGAGTCGTACGCCGACCGCGCCCGGCACGCGCTCTCCCAGACGCTGTACAGCCTGCGGCGCGACGTGGGCACCGTCGTCGCCTCCACGCCCGACCTGCGGCTCCAGGCGCTCATCCCGAGCGACGTGCAGGAGCTGCGCGACGCGGTCGCCGGCCGCCGGTGGGCCGATGCGGCGGCGCTCTACGGCGGGCCGTTCCTCGACGGGTTCTATCTCGCCGACGCGCCGGAGTTCGAGCGGTGGGTGGAGGGGGAGCGCGCGTCGCTCGCCGCCGACGGCACGCGCGCCATCGAGCTGGCGGCCCGCGAGTCGGCCGCGGCCGGCCGTCACGACGAGGCGAGCGCGCTGTGGCAGCGGCTGACCCGGCTCGATCCGTTCAGCGCCCGCTACGCCGCCGCGTGCATGGAGAGCCTCGGCGTCGTCGGCGACCGCGCGGCGGCGCTCGCCCATGGGCGGGCCTACATGGACCGCATGCGCCGCGAGCTGGGCGTCGAGCCGGACCGCGCGGTGCAGACGCTGCTCGACCGGCTGCGCGATGGTGACCCCACGCTGGCGCCTGCCGCGGCGGTCAGCGTCGCCTCGCGCCCGGCTGTCGAGCCGCCGCCGGTGCCTCCCATCTCCACCATCGCCGCGGTCGCGCCGCTCGAGGCGCCGGCGCCGCCCCGCGCACGCTCGCGCTGGTGGCGCGAGGCGGCGCTCCTCGGCGGCGCCGGGCTGCTCGCCGCCGGCTGGTGGTCGGTGCACGGCACGCCGCGCCCCGCCGCCGCGATCGTTCCCACCGCGCCGTCGCGCACGGCCGACTCGCTCGTCGCGCGCCGCTTCTACGACGAGGGGCTGCGCGCGCTCTATCAGTTCGACGCCGCGGCGGCGGACCGGCACTTCCGCGCCGCGCTCCGCGAGGACCCGACGTCGGCGATGACGGCGTACCGCGCGTGGTACGCGGCGCGGACCGCCGGCGACGCGGACCAGGAGACGCTCGCCGCGCGCGCGCTGTCGCTCGCCCCTCGTGCGTCGCCGCGGGACAGCCTGCTCATCGCCACCCACGTCGCCCTCGCCCGCAACGACGTCGCCGCGCTCGCCACCGCGAACGCGCTCGCCGCGCGCTACCCCGACGACGCCGAGGCGCTCGTGCGCGCCGCCGACGCGATGCCGGACCTCGGCCGCGCCGTGCCGCTGCTCGACCGCGCGGTCCGCCTCGACTCCGCTGCCGCCGACCCGCGTGCCGGGGACGCGTGTCTGTCGTGCGAGGCGCTCAGCCTCCTCGCCTCGCGCTATGGCGCCGCGGACTCGATCGACGCCGCGGAGCGCGTCGCGCGTCGGTGGATCCGCCTGCGCCCCGCCGACGCGCCGCCGTGGCGATTTCTCGCCGAGCTGCTCGTCCTCCGCGGGCGGCGGAGCGAGGCCGTCGCGGCGGAGCGGCGCTTCGAGTCGCTCGGCGGCGCGCGCGACGACGCGGCGGTGCGCGAGCTCGTGTGGGACCTGCAGAGCGACGACCTCGCGGCCGCGAACGCGCGGTGCGACGCGGGGCTCGCCGCGCGCGACAGCGCGACGTTCGTCACGTTCCGCTGGTACTGCGCCATCGCGCTGCGCGCGCAGGGCCGCTACCGCGACGCGCTCGTCCTCGTGCGCGAGGGGCGGGGGCCCGGCGCGCTCGTCTCGCGTCCCACGCTGCTGCCCGACCCGCTGCTGGCGCCCATCCTCGACGTCGAGATGGGGCGGCCGCTGCTCGCCATCGACGCGTG
- a CDS encoding response regulator yields MLPKRVLLVEDNADNRFIYSAMLRHAGYEVILASNGHEGLDFGRTRAPHLVLMDISLPGLDGLEVTRQLKAEEATRDTPIIALTAHALPADRLRALEAGCDAYLAKPISPPAVLAEVRRLIGPPVAEGVS; encoded by the coding sequence ATGCTGCCGAAGCGCGTCCTTCTCGTCGAGGACAACGCGGACAATCGCTTCATCTACTCGGCGATGCTCCGCCATGCGGGCTACGAGGTGATCCTCGCGTCGAACGGGCACGAAGGACTCGACTTCGGCCGGACCCGCGCGCCGCACCTCGTCCTCATGGACATCTCGCTGCCGGGGCTCGACGGGCTGGAAGTGACGCGCCAGCTGAAGGCGGAGGAGGCGACGCGCGACACGCCCATCATCGCGCTCACCGCGCACGCGCTCCCCGCCGACCGGCTGCGCGCGCTCGAGGCGGGTTGCGACGCGTACCTGGCGAAGCCGATCTCGCCGCCAGCCGTGCTGGCCGAGGTGCGCCGCCTCATCGGCCCGCCCGTCGCCGAAGGCGTGTCGTGA